One window of the Bradyrhizobium septentrionale genome contains the following:
- a CDS encoding integrase catalytic domain-containing protein, with amino-acid sequence MRDALIALWEASDRVCGKRLVSMIPVLLPALERHGRLKPTSAERALLTTLSAATIDRMLIDVKIAAAGGRRRRVGFYSAIRREVPIRTFNDWANPPPGFCEIDMVAHGGTSVAGSFIQTLTMVDIATGWTECLPLVTRDGSLVVEAMKRAQGLFPWVICGADFDNDSAFMNDVVVPWCRAQKIEVTRSRAYKKNDQAFVEQKNGAVVRRLVGYGRFDGVETARVMARLYAAARLLVNFFQPSFKLKEKRREGAKIIKRYHPPATPYERALGHPKLPSAVKRRLRHTYRTLDPIQLLATIRTAQEELGERIGKRGLAKVPTVSPADPLSFARSLGTAAKTAEVRATHRRPKQRYKTRIRMPSKLDPHLAIIENWLAVEPQLTALAIVGRLATIDPSMFSDKQHSIVQRLLRSLRRKVAETAIVSMPVDEIRPEAVDGAACDEHSAPPTASPPSWPRLETGLGQFVDLHPG; translated from the coding sequence GTGCGCGACGCGCTGATCGCGCTGTGGGAAGCCTCCGATCGCGTCTGCGGTAAGCGCCTCGTATCGATGATCCCAGTGCTGTTGCCCGCACTCGAGCGGCATGGCCGGCTGAAGCCAACGAGCGCAGAGCGTGCGCTGCTGACAACTCTGAGCGCGGCGACGATCGATCGGATGTTGATCGACGTTAAAATTGCGGCTGCTGGGGGGCGCCGGCGGCGAGTCGGATTCTACTCGGCGATTCGACGCGAGGTGCCGATCCGCACTTTCAATGACTGGGCAAACCCGCCGCCAGGCTTTTGCGAGATCGACATGGTCGCGCACGGTGGGACCAGCGTCGCCGGCTCGTTTATCCAGACTTTGACCATGGTGGACATCGCAACAGGATGGACGGAATGCCTGCCCCTGGTGACACGCGATGGCAGCCTCGTCGTGGAAGCGATGAAGCGAGCGCAGGGCCTGTTCCCGTGGGTGATCTGTGGCGCCGACTTCGATAACGACAGCGCGTTCATGAACGACGTCGTCGTTCCATGGTGCCGAGCACAGAAGATCGAGGTAACGCGGTCACGTGCCTACAAAAAGAACGATCAGGCTTTCGTGGAGCAGAAGAACGGTGCGGTGGTCCGGCGGCTCGTCGGATACGGGCGCTTCGACGGGGTCGAGACGGCCCGCGTGATGGCACGTCTCTACGCGGCGGCGCGCCTGCTGGTGAACTTCTTCCAGCCGTCATTCAAGCTCAAAGAGAAGCGCCGCGAGGGTGCCAAGATCATCAAACGCTATCATCCGCCTGCCACACCATACGAACGTGCACTGGGGCACCCGAAACTCCCATCAGCGGTCAAGCGCCGTCTGCGCCACACGTATCGGACTCTCGATCCCATACAATTGCTTGCCACGATCCGCACGGCGCAGGAAGAGCTCGGCGAACGGATCGGCAAGCGCGGTCTTGCGAAGGTTCCCACCGTATCGCCGGCTGATCCGCTCTCGTTTGCCCGATCGCTCGGCACGGCGGCAAAAACCGCCGAAGTGCGGGCCACGCACCGCCGGCCGAAACAGCGATACAAAACGCGTATTCGCATGCCCTCGAAGCTCGATCCCCATCTCGCGATCATCGAGAACTGGCTCGCCGTCGAGCCACAGCTCACTGCACTGGCCATCGTGGGCAGGCTCGCCACGATCGATCCCTCGATGTTCAGCGACAAGCAGCATTCGATCGTTCAGCGCCTGCTTCGGTCCCTCCGGCGGAAGGTGGCGGAGACAGCCATCGTATCCATGCCCGTGGATGAAATACGGCCCGAGGCTGTGGACGGCGCTGCGTGTGATGAGCACTCCGCCCCGCCCACAGCCTCTCCACCGAGCTGGCCGCGGCTCGAGACCGGTCTGGGGCAGTTCGTAGACCTTCATCCCGGGTAA
- a CDS encoding IS110 family transposase, whose translation MTKPVGKPDAGKLHVRFDERGEETERATSASPRLSSTLLKRGKTDAADAEAISEAVTRKTMRFVPIKTAEQQAGTMVLKSRALLVKQQTQTINALRSHLAELGIIAAAGRTKVEALVAIVRDVADIRLPAAARFALTAVADQIEAQADQIDKLERAIVAAARTDKDMRRLTTIPGIGAITAATIKALVPDPGGFKSARHFAAWLGLTPRQHSSGGKERMGRISKMGNPELRSLLVLGATSVLRIARKADRAPPWLKSLLARRPYKVAAVALANKTARIAWALLNRGGIYRHPETLATTTPAA comes from the coding sequence GTGACAAAACCTGTCGGAAAGCCGGATGCGGGAAAACTGCACGTCCGGTTTGATGAGCGGGGAGAGGAAACGGAACGCGCAACAAGCGCATCACCGCGCCTCTCCTCGACTCTACTGAAGCGTGGAAAAACGGATGCGGCGGATGCCGAGGCCATCAGCGAAGCCGTGACTCGCAAGACCATGCGCTTCGTTCCGATCAAAACGGCCGAGCAACAAGCCGGAACGATGGTCCTGAAGAGTCGCGCACTTCTGGTGAAACAGCAAACGCAGACGATCAACGCCCTGCGCTCGCATCTGGCTGAGTTGGGCATCATTGCCGCCGCCGGCCGGACAAAGGTCGAGGCGTTGGTTGCAATCGTACGGGATGTAGCAGATATCCGCTTGCCTGCGGCAGCGCGCTTCGCGCTGACGGCAGTTGCCGATCAGATCGAGGCTCAGGCGGACCAGATTGACAAGCTCGAGCGAGCCATTGTTGCTGCGGCAAGGACCGACAAGGACATGCGCCGACTGACTACCATCCCCGGCATTGGAGCCATTACAGCGGCGACCATCAAGGCGCTGGTGCCAGATCCCGGCGGCTTCAAATCCGCTCGTCACTTTGCTGCCTGGCTGGGACTGACGCCGCGACAGCATTCGAGTGGGGGCAAGGAGCGGATGGGGCGAATCTCGAAGATGGGAAACCCCGAACTTCGGAGCCTCCTCGTTCTTGGGGCGACATCCGTCCTGCGAATTGCCCGGAAGGCTGATCGGGCGCCGCCATGGTTGAAGTCGCTGCTCGCCAGACGTCCGTACAAGGTGGCAGCGGTCGCACTGGCCAACAAGACAGCGCGAATTGCCTGGGCGCTCTTGAACAGGGGTGGGATTTATCGGCATCCGGAGACGCTAGCGACGACTACGCCTGCCGCTTGA
- the tnpA gene encoding IS66-like element accessory protein TnpA: MITPEEPLRLETVGVLRNGRRRYDPASKQRLVEACLQSGVSLAGLALQHGVNANLLRKWVAKRQLQNGDGQPEARAPIAPAFIPVRAPSPSPTRSAGAIAVCATERSCAGRLTASMPNGVTLSLEGGDAQLLSAVIEALGRCDVPTGV; encoded by the coding sequence ATGATCACTCCAGAAGAACCTTTGAGACTTGAGACGGTCGGCGTGTTGCGCAATGGCCGGCGTCGCTATGATCCGGCCAGCAAACAGCGGCTGGTCGAGGCCTGTCTGCAGTCTGGCGTGTCGCTGGCGGGGCTTGCGCTGCAACACGGCGTGAACGCGAACCTGCTGCGCAAGTGGGTGGCCAAGCGACAACTTCAGAACGGGGATGGCCAGCCGGAGGCGCGGGCGCCGATTGCGCCAGCCTTTATTCCGGTTCGCGCGCCGTCGCCGTCGCCAACTCGATCTGCTGGCGCGATTGCGGTTTGCGCGACGGAGCGATCCTGTGCAGGGCGGCTGACGGCATCGATGCCCAACGGCGTGACGCTTTCGCTGGAAGGCGGCGACGCGCAGTTGCTGTCGGCGGTGATTGAAGCGCTGGGGCGTTGCGATGTTCCGACTGGCGTCTGA
- the tnpC gene encoding IS66 family transposase, protein MSRKPTTHELEALIAAHAAEIAALKAENEKLAQRVLHLEEQLRLERLHRYAPKSEKLKERIFNEAEQAAAESRDDDDVEAVAVPDTGLPEAPKPAPKARGRKPLPDDLPRQRVEHDLGEDQKDCPCCHNRMHRMGETVTEQLHVEVKASVLQHVRFKYACRHCERTALNTPIVTAPMPAQPLPGSVATPSTLALVLANKYVDGTPLYRVADALGRADVSISRGTLGNWVIRASELHLHRVYDALQQKLMSQPLVHGDETWVQVLKEDGRDAQAKSFMWAYRSGQDCAQPVVLFDYQPGRGQQHPQAFLAGYRGLLMSDGYDAWRTLTGATHLGCMAHARRKFTDALKARTKPGGPPLQALKFFEALYEVERVARQTPPDGETRAAYTLRLRQQHSLPVLAAFRTWLDDQAPKVLPESLTGKAIAYARNQWDYLTRYTSDGLAPIDNNVLERDIRPFCTGRKSWLFSDTVAGAKASAVIYSLVLTCRACGVDPYAWLRHALTELPQRAPDADIEDLLPFNCTAQKNLPADNDSG, encoded by the coding sequence ATGAGTCGCAAGCCCACGACGCACGAACTGGAAGCCTTGATCGCGGCGCACGCGGCCGAGATCGCGGCGCTGAAGGCCGAAAACGAGAAACTCGCACAACGCGTGCTGCATCTAGAGGAGCAGTTGCGCCTGGAGCGCCTGCACCGGTATGCGCCGAAGAGCGAAAAGCTCAAGGAGCGCATCTTCAACGAAGCCGAGCAGGCCGCCGCTGAAAGCCGGGACGACGACGATGTCGAGGCGGTCGCCGTGCCGGACACGGGATTGCCGGAGGCTCCAAAGCCGGCGCCGAAGGCACGCGGCCGCAAGCCGCTGCCTGACGATCTGCCGCGCCAACGCGTCGAACACGATCTGGGTGAGGATCAAAAGGACTGTCCGTGCTGCCATAATCGGATGCATCGGATGGGCGAGACCGTCACCGAGCAGTTGCACGTCGAGGTCAAGGCGTCGGTGCTGCAACATGTGCGGTTCAAATATGCCTGCCGTCACTGCGAGCGCACCGCGCTGAACACCCCGATTGTGACCGCGCCGATGCCGGCGCAGCCGCTGCCGGGTAGCGTCGCCACGCCATCGACGCTGGCGCTGGTGCTCGCCAACAAATACGTCGACGGCACGCCGCTGTACCGTGTGGCGGACGCGCTGGGGCGCGCCGACGTCAGCATCAGCCGCGGGACGCTGGGCAACTGGGTGATCCGGGCGAGCGAGTTGCATCTGCATCGGGTCTATGACGCGCTACAGCAAAAGCTCATGTCGCAGCCCCTGGTCCACGGCGACGAAACCTGGGTCCAGGTTCTTAAAGAGGACGGCCGTGATGCGCAGGCCAAATCCTTCATGTGGGCCTATCGCAGCGGCCAGGACTGCGCGCAGCCGGTCGTGCTGTTCGATTACCAGCCCGGTCGCGGCCAGCAACATCCTCAGGCCTTCCTGGCCGGCTATCGCGGCTTGTTGATGAGCGACGGCTATGACGCCTGGCGCACGCTGACAGGCGCGACCCATCTCGGCTGTATGGCGCATGCGCGCAGGAAATTTACCGATGCGCTCAAGGCCAGGACAAAGCCTGGCGGTCCGCCATTGCAGGCGCTCAAGTTCTTCGAGGCGTTGTACGAGGTCGAGAGGGTGGCGCGCCAGACGCCGCCCGACGGCGAAACGCGCGCCGCATACACCTTGCGGCTGCGCCAGCAGCATAGCCTGCCGGTATTGGCCGCCTTCCGGACCTGGCTCGACGACCAGGCGCCGAAGGTGCTACCCGAAAGCTTGACCGGCAAGGCGATCGCCTATGCACGCAACCAATGGGATTATCTGACCCGTTACACCAGTGACGGTCTCGCCCCGATCGATAACAATGTTCTGGAGCGCGACATCAGGCCGTTTTGCACCGGACGAAAAAGTTGGCTGTTCAGCGACACCGTTGCCGGCGCCAAGGCAAGCGCCGTGATCTACAGTTTGGTGCTGACATGCCGGGCATGCGGCGTCGATCCCTATGCATGGCTACGTCACGCGCTCACCGAATTGCCCCAACGCGCGCCAGACGCCGATATCGAAGATCTGTTGCCGTTCAATTGCACCGCTCAAAAAAACCTGCCAGCTGACAACGACAGCGGCTGA
- the tnpB gene encoding IS66 family insertion sequence element accessory protein TnpB (TnpB, as the term is used for proteins encoded by IS66 family insertion elements, is considered an accessory protein, since TnpC, encoded by a neighboring gene, is a DDE family transposase.): MFRLASDLRVYLHREPIDFRAGINSLAIVVEQSMGLDPFQRAVFAFCNRRRDRIKLLIYDRSGFWMLLKRLEADRFHWPRSQEAVLTLTTEELHWLLDGINIAAVRRHPVRQYQSVG, translated from the coding sequence ATGTTCCGACTGGCGTCTGATCTTCGGGTCTACCTTCACCGCGAACCGATTGACTTCCGGGCGGGCATCAACAGCCTGGCGATCGTGGTCGAGCAGTCGATGGGGCTGGATCCGTTCCAGCGCGCGGTGTTCGCGTTCTGCAATCGTCGCCGCGACCGGATCAAGCTGCTGATTTATGATCGGTCAGGATTTTGGATGCTGCTGAAGCGGCTGGAGGCCGACAGATTCCACTGGCCCCGAAGTCAGGAGGCGGTGCTGACGCTGACGACGGAGGAGCTGCACTGGCTGCTTGACGGCATCAACATCGCGGCGGTGCGTCGTCATCCGGTGCGGCAATATCAGAGCGTGGGCTGA
- a CDS encoding IS110 family transposase, producing the protein MLKTTTADRPELKPVNVGAAAIDIGSKMHMAAVNPACTDVPVRTFSTFTQDLHSLADWFKTCGVTSVAMESTGVYWIPVYEILEQRGFEVILVNARYAKNVPGRKTDVSDAAWLRQLHSYGLLRGSFRPDAEIATLRAYLRQRERLVEYAAAHIQHMQKALMEMNLQLHHVVSDITGATGMRIIRAIVAGERNPDVLATYRDVRCHSSTETIRAALIGNDREEHVFALTQSLELYDIYQAKMLDCDRKLEVLIAALSNREAKPVGKLSQPRVKTKQVNTPTFDVRTALYGVLGVDLTEIHGLGPSLALKLVGECGKDLRAWPTAKHFTSWLCLAPGNKISGGKVLSSRTRRSSSRAAALLRLAATTVGRSDTALGAFYRRLSSRAGKSKAVTATARKIAVLFYNTLRHGMSYRDPGADQYERQYRSRVLANLQRRAKSLGFVLQAIPCNANQAVS; encoded by the coding sequence ATGCTCAAGACGACAACTGCAGATCGCCCGGAATTGAAGCCAGTCAACGTCGGGGCGGCTGCCATCGACATCGGATCAAAGATGCACATGGCCGCCGTGAACCCGGCCTGCACCGATGTCCCAGTGCGCACGTTCAGCACGTTCACACAGGACCTGCATAGTCTGGCGGACTGGTTCAAGACATGCGGTGTGACCAGCGTCGCGATGGAATCCACTGGCGTCTATTGGATCCCGGTCTACGAGATTCTGGAGCAGCGCGGGTTCGAGGTCATTCTGGTCAACGCGCGGTATGCCAAGAATGTGCCCGGGCGCAAGACCGATGTCAGCGATGCTGCGTGGTTACGCCAGCTTCATTCCTATGGGCTGTTACGCGGCAGCTTCCGTCCCGATGCCGAGATTGCGACCCTGCGCGCTTATCTGCGCCAGCGGGAGCGGCTGGTTGAATATGCTGCCGCCCATATCCAGCACATGCAGAAGGCTCTGATGGAGATGAACCTGCAGCTCCATCATGTCGTCTCGGATATCACCGGAGCGACTGGTATGCGGATTATCCGAGCCATTGTTGCAGGCGAGCGCAATCCCGACGTTCTGGCAACCTATCGAGACGTGCGCTGCCATTCTTCAACGGAGACGATCCGCGCGGCGCTGATCGGCAACGACCGGGAGGAACATGTCTTCGCTCTGACCCAATCGCTGGAACTCTACGACATCTACCAGGCGAAGATGCTGGACTGCGACCGCAAGCTCGAAGTCTTGATCGCCGCGCTTAGCAACAGAGAAGCAAAGCCGGTCGGAAAGCTATCCCAGCCACGCGTAAAGACCAAGCAGGTCAACACACCCACCTTCGATGTCAGGACCGCGCTGTACGGTGTGCTCGGCGTTGATCTGACTGAGATCCATGGGCTGGGTCCGTCACTCGCATTGAAGCTCGTCGGCGAGTGCGGCAAGGATCTGAGGGCGTGGCCAACCGCCAAGCACTTCACCTCTTGGCTCTGCCTCGCACCCGGCAACAAAATCTCCGGTGGCAAGGTACTATCTTCACGCACGCGGAGATCCTCCAGCCGGGCAGCCGCACTACTGCGATTGGCAGCCACAACCGTGGGGCGGAGCGATACGGCGCTCGGAGCATTCTATCGCCGGCTGTCCTCACGCGCGGGCAAGTCGAAGGCGGTGACGGCGACCGCCCGCAAGATTGCAGTTTTATTCTACAACACACTCCGGCATGGCATGAGCTACAGGGATCCAGGTGCCGACCAATATGAGCGACAATATCGCAGCCGCGTCCTCGCTAACCTTCAGCGCCGGGCCAAATCGCTCGGCTTTGTCTTGCAGGCCATTCCGTGCAACGCCAATCAGGCTGTTTCTTAG
- a CDS encoding Ulp1 family isopeptidase, with product MMQASGHEDATAPHAVATYVGGAPAHSAPRGGYDQDLPLMVEDGPPWSGVPPEQAQEIVQAREQEPARSTSTWSPQMPLNFDWSMWPTLEAASAHSARAPSDIEGGLEAAVHPNPPAPFELRDNAWSPAPDFPPPFAGPVPGHHQGVRQPGSPQGLSPAPAFSDDEALAWLREELARRQMQEPASPSTSRAPSDTYGGLESFVDLDAPPPSELRDDAHFEPAPAARSRSDTYRGFPLVDLTAATPSESRDDANSVRPFPSTSADAQIGALDPTASSHGRGLVLEDTEWLGDEHIDRDYRLQEQDLQRYHPDLAARTRFVNPLIVLNYLRSNDDGVVRTEFQRIVYDNGNDTADFLFLPVINANPEDPNSLGNHWSLLFVDRRDRGRPVAYHYDSYGGLNNKDAEHLAGRLDLRLERAGMAQQRNGYDCGVFVVDGTRALVRQLEQGREPDLLNLSNLVANRQALQNRLRG from the coding sequence ATGATGCAGGCGAGCGGGCACGAAGATGCCACGGCGCCGCATGCGGTCGCGACGTACGTCGGAGGCGCCCCTGCGCACAGCGCGCCGCGGGGAGGTTACGATCAGGATCTGCCTTTGATGGTGGAAGACGGCCCACCGTGGTCCGGGGTTCCCCCTGAGCAGGCGCAGGAGATAGTCCAAGCTCGAGAGCAGGAACCTGCCAGGTCCACCTCAACCTGGTCGCCGCAGATGCCGCTCAACTTTGATTGGAGTATGTGGCCGACCCTGGAAGCAGCGTCAGCGCACTCTGCCAGGGCTCCTTCAGACATCGAAGGCGGTCTTGAGGCAGCGGTTCATCCGAATCCGCCCGCACCGTTCGAGTTGCGTGACAATGCTTGGAGCCCGGCGCCTGACTTTCCGCCGCCGTTTGCCGGGCCAGTACCGGGTCATCACCAGGGCGTTCGACAGCCCGGCTCGCCGCAGGGGCTTTCTCCGGCGCCAGCCTTCTCGGATGATGAAGCTTTGGCGTGGTTGCGCGAGGAGCTGGCGCGGCGGCAGATGCAAGAGCCGGCCTCACCATCAACCAGCAGGGCTCCGTCAGACACCTACGGCGGTCTTGAGTCTTTTGTTGATCTGGATGCGCCCCCGCCGTCCGAATTGCGCGACGATGCTCACTTTGAGCCGGCGCCCGCTGCCAGGTCTCGCTCAGACACCTACCGTGGTTTTCCATTGGTTGATCTGACTGCGGCCACGCCGTCCGAATCACGCGACGATGCTAATTCTGTACGGCCGTTTCCGAGCACCTCCGCTGATGCTCAGATCGGGGCTTTAGATCCGACAGCCTCGTCCCACGGCCGCGGGCTGGTGCTCGAGGACACGGAATGGCTGGGCGACGAGCATATCGACAGGGATTACCGGCTCCAGGAGCAGGATTTGCAGAGGTACCATCCGGATCTCGCCGCCCGGACGCGGTTCGTGAATCCCCTCATCGTCCTAAATTATCTGCGCTCTAACGACGATGGCGTCGTGCGAACCGAATTCCAGCGCATCGTCTACGATAATGGTAACGATACAGCCGACTTCCTGTTCCTGCCCGTGATTAATGCCAATCCTGAAGATCCTAATAGCCTCGGCAACCATTGGTCGCTGCTGTTCGTTGATCGCCGCGACCGGGGGCGGCCGGTCGCCTATCACTACGATTCCTACGGGGGACTCAACAACAAGGATGCAGAACATCTCGCAGGTCGGCTGGACCTCCGCCTCGAGCGAGCCGGCATGGCCCAGCAGCGGAACGGCTATGATTGCGGCGTCTTCGTGGTGGACGGCACGCGGGCGCTGGTTAGGCAATTGGAGCAAGGACGGGAGCCAGACCTGCTGAACCTCAGCAACCTCGTTGCCAATCGGCAGGCACTGCAGAACCGACTCAGGGGCTGA
- a CDS encoding fused MFS/spermidine synthase has protein sequence MTSLEVPTVASSNVTPLTSRVRLLCVLFFFSGFPALIYQLTWQRSLFRIFGVNTESVTIVVTAFMLGLGLGSLAGGWISKRQNVKPLLLLGMIELMTAAFGLVSLMIFEQVGYLVADLPLVAMAAINLGLVLIPTLLMGATLPILVAYLARTSGQIGSAVGTLYFINTLGAGAACLACATILFPFFGMHAAVSIAAGINIVVGIGAIVVHRMKPDAAETGAAGATKATTPRLLGMPFVTVLAMLGGFISLSYEIFLFRTISFATGSSSLAFALTLGAFLVGIAVGARNAANVCDECSPTEAMRHATTGLLWANIFGAAFLPVMAQLAWVGPGVIDIGIVVIYLIARQWGALLPYLSQFGIAADSRTGMQTAILYFANIIGCATGAVLTGFVLANWLGLKSMAVFLLAGGTFCAVMLVAALEVPARERMRHGAIAVGILIAGAIANPVIASRVLENLQSKGTVDHDFAQVVENRSGIITVDTDGVVYGNGMYDGRFNIDLKKTDVNGIIRPYALSLFHPAPRDVLMVGLASGSWAQVVASNPAVKSLTIVEINPGYLELIRQQPEVQSILRNPKVRIIEDDGRRWLNHHPTIRFDVVLSNTTWHFRANATNLLSLEFHDLVRRHLNPGGVFFYNTTDSRRVHRTACTAFPHGARFINHMVVSDTPIDWNYTRWRSVLESYRIDGKPELDLGNATDRARVDSLMTQFRLGGPMIEDCPDILAATKDKAVITDDNMGTEWRYYLNLESSK, from the coding sequence ATGACATCCCTTGAAGTGCCGACTGTGGCGTCGTCAAATGTGACGCCCCTCACCTCTCGCGTTCGCCTGCTGTGCGTCCTGTTCTTCTTCTCGGGCTTTCCAGCGCTCATCTACCAGCTGACCTGGCAGCGCAGCCTGTTCCGGATCTTTGGCGTCAACACCGAGTCGGTGACGATCGTGGTCACGGCGTTCATGCTGGGCCTTGGTCTTGGCAGCCTCGCGGGCGGGTGGATTTCGAAGCGACAAAACGTCAAGCCGCTGCTGCTGCTCGGCATGATCGAACTCATGACCGCCGCGTTCGGGCTGGTCTCGCTGATGATCTTCGAGCAGGTCGGCTATCTCGTCGCCGATCTGCCGCTGGTCGCGATGGCCGCGATCAATCTGGGGCTCGTGCTGATCCCGACCTTGCTGATGGGCGCCACCCTGCCGATCCTGGTCGCCTATCTTGCGAGAACGTCAGGCCAGATCGGCAGCGCCGTCGGCACGCTCTATTTCATCAACACGCTCGGCGCCGGCGCCGCCTGCCTCGCCTGTGCCACGATCCTCTTTCCCTTCTTCGGCATGCATGCCGCTGTCTCGATTGCCGCCGGCATCAACATCGTTGTCGGCATCGGCGCCATTGTCGTCCACCGCATGAAGCCCGACGCGGCGGAGACTGGGGCTGCCGGCGCTACCAAGGCCACCACGCCACGGCTCCTCGGAATGCCCTTCGTGACAGTTCTCGCCATGCTCGGCGGCTTCATCTCGCTGTCCTATGAAATCTTCCTGTTCCGGACGATTTCCTTTGCGACGGGATCGAGCTCGCTGGCCTTTGCCTTGACGCTCGGCGCCTTTCTGGTCGGCATCGCTGTTGGCGCACGCAATGCAGCGAACGTCTGCGACGAATGTTCGCCGACAGAGGCCATGCGACATGCGACGACCGGTCTGCTGTGGGCCAATATCTTCGGCGCGGCCTTCCTGCCTGTCATGGCGCAACTGGCGTGGGTCGGCCCCGGCGTGATCGATATCGGCATTGTCGTCATCTACCTGATCGCGCGGCAGTGGGGTGCCTTGCTGCCCTATCTGTCGCAGTTCGGCATTGCCGCCGACAGCCGGACCGGCATGCAAACCGCGATCCTGTATTTCGCCAACATCATCGGCTGCGCGACCGGCGCGGTCCTCACCGGCTTCGTGCTCGCCAACTGGCTCGGCCTGAAATCGATGGCGGTGTTCCTGCTGGCCGGCGGCACCTTCTGTGCCGTGATGCTGGTCGCGGCGCTCGAAGTGCCAGCGCGGGAACGCATGCGCCATGGCGCCATTGCCGTCGGCATCCTGATCGCCGGTGCAATCGCCAATCCGGTGATCGCCTCCCGCGTGCTGGAGAACCTTCAAAGCAAAGGGACCGTGGATCACGACTTTGCGCAAGTGGTCGAGAACCGCAGCGGCATCATTACTGTCGATACCGATGGTGTCGTATATGGCAATGGCATGTACGACGGACGCTTCAATATCGACTTGAAAAAGACGGACGTGAACGGGATCATTCGTCCCTACGCATTGAGCCTATTCCATCCGGCGCCTCGTGATGTTCTCATGGTCGGATTGGCGTCCGGATCGTGGGCCCAGGTGGTCGCCAGCAATCCGGCGGTTAAGTCTCTTACTATCGTCGAGATTAATCCCGGCTACCTGGAGCTGATCAGACAGCAGCCCGAGGTGCAATCGATCCTGCGCAACCCGAAGGTCCGCATCATCGAGGATGATGGCCGGCGATGGCTCAACCATCACCCCACAATTCGGTTCGATGTGGTCCTTTCGAACACGACCTGGCATTTCCGCGCCAACGCCACAAATCTGCTCTCACTGGAGTTCCACGATCTTGTAAGGCGGCACCTCAATCCCGGCGGCGTGTTCTTCTACAACACGACCGACTCACGTCGCGTGCATCGCACGGCTTGCACCGCCTTTCCGCACGGAGCCAGATTCATCAATCACATGGTGGTCTCAGACACACCAATCGACTGGAACTACACACGATGGCGCTCGGTTCTGGAAAGCTACAGGATCGACGGCAAGCCCGAATTAGACCTTGGCAACGCCACGGACCGAGCGCGGGTCGATTCGTTGATGACCCAGTTTCGGCTCGGCGGCCCGATGATTGAAGACTGCCCCGATATTCTGGCGGCCACGAAGGATAAGGCAGTTATCACGGACGACAATATGGGCACCGAGTGGCGCTATTATCTCAACCTTGAATCCTCTAAGTAG